A window of the Pseudomonas sp. B21_DOA genome harbors these coding sequences:
- a CDS encoding ABC transporter substrate-binding protein, translating into MSQTFYKKGFLALAVATALGVSAFAQADIKIGVAGPMTGANAAFGEQYMKGAQAAADAVNAAGGVNGEKIVLVKGDDACEPKQAVTVAKDLTNQKVAGVVGHFCSSSTIPASEIYDEAGIIAITPGSTNPQVTERGLSAMFRMCGRDDQQGIVAGDYIVDMLKGKKVVVLHDKDTYGQGLADATKAQLEKRGVKPVLYEGLTRGEKDFSTIVTKIRGAGADVVYFGGLHPEAGPLVRQLREQGLKDVKFMSDDGIVTDELVTTAGGPQFTDGVLMTFGADPRLLPESKTVVDAFRKAGTEPEGYTLYAYASVQTLAAAFNGAKKNDGEAAAKWLKANPVKTVMGEKTWDAKGDLKVSDYVVYQWDKDGKYHQLEKQK; encoded by the coding sequence ATGTCCCAGACGTTTTACAAGAAAGGCTTTCTGGCCCTCGCAGTCGCTACTGCGCTGGGTGTTTCTGCGTTTGCTCAAGCCGATATCAAGATCGGTGTAGCGGGTCCGATGACCGGTGCCAACGCGGCATTCGGCGAGCAGTACATGAAGGGTGCACAGGCAGCGGCCGATGCGGTCAACGCGGCGGGCGGCGTCAATGGGGAAAAAATCGTCCTGGTCAAAGGCGATGACGCCTGTGAACCGAAGCAGGCAGTGACGGTCGCCAAGGACCTCACCAACCAGAAAGTCGCCGGCGTGGTCGGGCACTTCTGCTCCTCGTCGACCATTCCAGCATCGGAAATCTACGACGAAGCCGGGATCATCGCGATCACCCCGGGCTCGACCAACCCGCAAGTTACCGAACGCGGTCTCAGCGCCATGTTCCGTATGTGCGGACGTGACGACCAGCAAGGCATCGTTGCCGGCGATTACATCGTCGACATGCTCAAAGGCAAAAAGGTTGTCGTGCTGCACGACAAGGACACCTACGGCCAAGGTCTGGCGGACGCTACCAAGGCTCAGTTGGAAAAGCGCGGCGTCAAGCCTGTGCTGTACGAAGGCCTGACCCGTGGCGAGAAAGACTTCAGCACCATCGTCACCAAGATCCGTGGCGCCGGCGCCGATGTCGTCTACTTCGGCGGCCTGCATCCGGAAGCCGGTCCACTGGTTCGCCAGCTGCGTGAGCAAGGCCTGAAAGACGTCAAGTTCATGTCTGACGACGGCATCGTGACCGACGAACTGGTGACCACTGCTGGCGGCCCGCAATTCACCGATGGCGTGCTGATGACCTTCGGCGCCGACCCGCGTCTGCTGCCAGAGAGCAAGACCGTAGTGGACGCGTTCCGCAAGGCCGGCACCGAGCCTGAGGGCTACACCCTGTACGCCTATGCTTCGGTTCAGACCCTGGCGGCGGCGTTCAACGGCGCGAAGAAAAACGACGGCGAAGCCGCTGCCAAGTGGCTGAAGGCCAACCCGGTGAAAACCGTGATGGGCGAGAAGACCTGGGATGCCAAAGGCGACCTGAAAGTCTCCGACTACGTGGTTTACCAGTGGGACAAGGACGGCAAATACCACCAGCTGGAAAAGCAGAAGTAA
- a CDS encoding branched-chain amino acid ABC transporter permease: MDGIFLQQLVNGLTLGSVYGLIAIGYTMVYGIIGMINFAHGEVYMISAYLAAISLALLAYFGIESFPLLMLGTLIFTIVVTAVYGWVIERVAYKPLRNSTRLAPLISAIGISLILQNYAQIAQGAKQQGVPTLLTGAWRVEVGSGFVQLTYTKVFILIAAFVGMGLLTYVIKYTKLGRMCRATQQDRKMASILGINTDRVISYVFIIGAAMAALAGVLITMNYGTFDFYAGFIIGIKAFTAAVLGGIGSLPGAMLGGIILGISESLFSGLVNSDYKDVFSFSLLVLVLVFRPQGLLGRPLVSKV, translated from the coding sequence ATGGATGGTATTTTCCTGCAGCAACTGGTCAATGGCCTGACCCTCGGGTCGGTCTATGGCCTGATCGCCATCGGCTACACAATGGTCTACGGCATCATCGGCATGATCAACTTCGCCCACGGCGAGGTTTACATGATTTCCGCTTACCTGGCGGCAATCAGTCTGGCTCTGCTGGCTTACTTCGGTATCGAATCCTTCCCGCTGCTGATGCTCGGCACGCTGATCTTCACCATCGTCGTCACGGCGGTGTATGGCTGGGTCATCGAGCGTGTTGCCTACAAACCCCTGCGTAACTCGACCCGCCTGGCGCCGCTGATCAGCGCCATCGGTATCTCGCTGATTCTGCAGAACTACGCACAGATCGCTCAGGGCGCCAAACAACAGGGTGTGCCTACGCTGCTGACCGGTGCCTGGCGTGTTGAAGTCGGCAGCGGCTTCGTGCAACTGACCTACACCAAAGTCTTCATCCTGATCGCCGCGTTTGTCGGGATGGGGCTGCTGACGTATGTCATTAAATACACCAAGCTCGGCCGCATGTGCCGTGCAACCCAGCAAGACCGCAAGATGGCCTCGATTTTGGGGATCAACACCGATCGGGTGATTTCCTACGTGTTCATCATCGGTGCAGCCATGGCGGCACTGGCCGGTGTGCTGATCACCATGAACTACGGCACGTTCGACTTCTATGCCGGCTTCATCATCGGCATCAAGGCGTTCACCGCAGCGGTGCTGGGCGGCATCGGTTCACTGCCCGGCGCGATGCTCGGCGGGATCATTCTCGGCATCTCCGAGTCGCTGTTCTCCGGTCTGGTCAACTCCGACTACAAAGACGTGTTCAGTTTCTCGCTGCTCGTCCTCGTACTGGTCTTCCGGCCGCAGGGCCTGTTGGGCCGTCCTCTTGTGTCGAAGGTGTAA
- a CDS encoding ATP-binding cassette domain-containing protein: MSEVVLSVEKLMMHFGGIKALSDVSLKVKRNSIFALIGPNGAGKTTVFNCLTGFYKATGGKIELNVRGQQTNVIQLLGESFKPTDFVSPKSFLSRLYYKMFGGTHLVNRAGLARTFQNIRLFKEMSVLENLLVAQHMWVNRNMLAGILNTKGYRKAESDALDVAFYWLEVVDLVDCANRLAGELSYGQQRRLEIARAMCTRPQIICLDEPAAGLNPQETEALSAMIRLLRDEHDLTVVLIEHDMGMVMSISDHIVVLDHGIVIAEGGPEAIRNDPKVIAAYLGADEEELV, from the coding sequence ATGAGTGAAGTCGTACTCTCTGTTGAAAAACTGATGATGCATTTCGGCGGCATCAAGGCCTTGAGCGATGTCAGCCTGAAGGTCAAACGCAATTCGATTTTCGCCCTGATCGGTCCCAATGGCGCCGGCAAGACCACGGTGTTCAACTGCCTGACCGGGTTCTACAAGGCCACGGGCGGCAAGATCGAACTCAATGTGCGCGGCCAGCAGACCAACGTCATCCAGTTGCTGGGCGAGTCGTTCAAACCGACCGATTTCGTTTCGCCGAAATCCTTCCTCAGCCGCCTGTACTACAAGATGTTCGGCGGTACTCATCTGGTGAACCGTGCCGGTCTCGCCCGTACGTTCCAGAACATTCGCCTGTTCAAGGAAATGTCGGTGCTGGAAAACCTGCTGGTGGCGCAGCACATGTGGGTCAACCGCAACATGCTCGCCGGTATTCTCAACACCAAGGGCTATCGCAAGGCCGAGAGCGATGCGCTGGATGTCGCGTTCTACTGGCTGGAAGTGGTCGATCTGGTCGACTGCGCCAACCGTCTCGCCGGTGAACTCTCGTACGGCCAACAACGCCGTCTGGAGATCGCTCGGGCCATGTGCACGCGGCCGCAGATCATCTGCCTCGACGAACCGGCCGCCGGCCTCAATCCTCAGGAAACCGAAGCGCTCAGCGCGATGATCCGGCTGCTGCGCGACGAGCACGATCTGACCGTGGTGCTGATCGAACACGACATGGGCATGGTCATGAGCATTTCCGATCACATCGTGGTTCTCGACCACGGCATCGTCATCGCCGAAGGCGGGCCGGAAGCGATCCGCAACGATCCGAAAGTGATCGCGGCCTATCTGGGCGCCGACGAAGAGGAGCTGGTATGA
- a CDS encoding ABC transporter ATP-binding protein, whose protein sequence is MSQPILELRNLDVFYGPIQALKGVSLQINEGETVSLIGSNGAGKSTLLMSIFGQPRAAGGQILYQGVDITQKSSHYIASNGIAQSPEGRRVFPDMTVEENLLMGTIPIGDKYAKEDMQRMFELFPRLEERRNQRAMTMSGGEQQMLAIARALMSRPKLLLLDEPSLGLAPIVVKQIFATLRELAKTGMTIFLVEQNANHALKLSDRAYVMVNGEIRLTGTGKELLVNEEVRNAYLGGH, encoded by the coding sequence ATGAGTCAACCGATCCTCGAACTGCGTAATCTGGACGTGTTCTACGGCCCGATCCAGGCGCTCAAAGGCGTTTCACTGCAGATCAACGAAGGCGAGACCGTCAGCCTGATCGGCTCCAACGGTGCCGGCAAGTCGACCTTGCTGATGTCGATCTTCGGCCAGCCACGAGCGGCGGGCGGGCAGATTCTCTATCAGGGCGTCGACATCACACAGAAGTCTTCGCACTACATCGCCTCCAACGGCATTGCGCAGTCGCCGGAAGGGCGGCGGGTGTTCCCCGACATGACCGTTGAGGAAAACCTGCTGATGGGCACTATCCCGATTGGCGACAAGTACGCCAAAGAGGACATGCAGCGCATGTTCGAGCTGTTTCCACGGCTCGAAGAACGGCGCAATCAGCGGGCGATGACCATGTCTGGCGGTGAACAGCAGATGCTCGCCATCGCCCGTGCGCTGATGAGCCGGCCGAAGCTGTTGCTGCTCGATGAACCGAGCCTGGGTCTGGCACCGATCGTGGTGAAGCAGATTTTCGCCACTCTGCGCGAGCTGGCGAAAACCGGGATGACGATTTTCCTCGTCGAGCAGAACGCCAACCATGCTTTGAAGCTGTCGGACCGGGCTTATGTGATGGTCAACGGCGAGATTCGCCTGACCGGCACCGGTAAAGAACTGTTGGTGAATGAGGAGGTGCGTAACGCCTATCTGGGCGGGCACTGA